The following coding sequences lie in one Arabidopsis thaliana chromosome 3, partial sequence genomic window:
- the BEH1 gene encoding BES1/BZR1 homolog 1 (BES1/BZR1 homolog 1 (BEH1); FUNCTIONS IN: transcription regulator activity; INVOLVED IN: biological_process unknown; LOCATED IN: vacuole; EXPRESSED IN: 17 plant structures; EXPRESSED DURING: 12 growth stages; CONTAINS InterPro DOMAIN/s: BZR1, transcriptional repressor (InterPro:IPR008540); BEST Arabidopsis thaliana protein match is: Brassinosteroid signalling positive regulator (BZR1) family protein (TAIR:AT1G75080.2); Has 1801 Blast hits to 330 proteins in 47 species: Archae - 0; Bacteria - 4; Metazoa - 13; Fungi - 27; Plants - 263; Viruses - 0; Other Eukaryotes - 1494 (source: NCBI BLink).) has protein sequence MTASGGGSTAATGRMPTWKERENNKKRERRRRAIAAKIFTGLRSQGNYKLPKHCDNNEVLKALCLEAGWIVHEDGTTYRKGSRPTETTVPCSSIQLSPQSSAFQSPIPSYQASPSSSSYPSPTRFDPNQSSTYLIPYLQNLASSGNLAPLRISNSAPVTPPISSPRRSNPRLPRWQSSNFPVSAPSSPTRRLHHYTSIPECDESDVSTVDSCRWGNFQSVNVSQTCPPSPTFNLVGKSVSSVGVDVSVKPWEGEKIHDVGIDDLELTLGHNTKGRG, from the exons ATGACGGCATCAGGAGGAGGATCAACGGCGGCGACGGGGAGGATGCCGACGTGgaaggaaagagagaacaacaagaagagagaaagaagaagaagagcaataGCAGCTAAAATCTTCACCGGACTTAGATCTCAAGGCAATTATAAACTTCCTAAACACTGTGACAACAATGAAGTCCTCAAAGCTCTTTGTCTTGAAGCTGGTTGGATCGTTCATGAAGATGGCACCACTTATCGAAAG GGTTCTCGACCAACAGAAACAACAGTGCCGTGTTCGTCAATCCAACTTAGTCCACAATCATCGGCCTTTCAAAGCCCAATTCCTTCGTATCAAGCTAGCCCTTCATCGTCATCTTACCCAAGTCCGACCCGGTTTGACCCGAATCAATCCTCGACTTATCTCATTCCCTATCTCCAAAACCTAGCTTCGTCTGGAAACCTCGCTCCTCTACGAATTTCCAATAGTGCCCCTGTTACACCGCCGATTTCTTCACCTAGAAGATCAAATCCGAGACTTCCGAGATGGCAAAGCAGTAATTTCCCAGTCTCAGCTCCGTCAAGCCCAACACGGCGTCTCCATCACTACACATCGATTCCAGAATGCGATGAATCGGATGTTTCGACGGTTGATTCTTGTCGATGGGGAAATTTCCAATCGGTTAACGTTTCTCAGACATGTCCTCCGTCGCCGACATTTAACCTGGTCGGAAAAAGCGTTAGCTCCGTCGGAGTAGATGTGTCGGTGAAGCCGTGGGAAGGTGAGAAGATTCACGATGTTGGTATCGATGACTTGGAGCTGACGCTAGGTCACAACACCAAAGGACGCGGCTAG